DNA from Rubripirellula lacrimiformis:
CGGGCTCATGGTCTTCGCGAATATCGAACAGATCACCCCGGAAGCCGAGTCGTCCCTACTGAGCTATGTCCAAAATGGCGGAGGACTGATTCCCGTTCACTGCGCGTCGTTCTGTTTTTTGAACTCCGACAGGTACATCGAGCTCGTTGGCGGGCAATTTCAAAGTCACGGTTTTACTCGCTTTGAAACCCAGATCGTGGCTTCCGGCCATGAAATCATGCGGGGTCTGAAACCTGTTCGGTCGATGGACGAAAGCTATCGGCACAGCAAGCTCAACCCGGACAAGACGGTTCTCGAAACGCGAAGTGATGCGTCCGGCCCCGTTAGCAATCCCGATGGCGAGCCTTACACGTGGGTCCGAACGAGCGGAAAAGGCCGTGTATTCTACACAGCTTGGGGACACGATCATCGCACTTGGTCCAACGACGACTTTCAAAAGTTGCTGGCACGCGGTGTTCGCTGGGCCTGTGGTCAAACGCTCACCGCAAGTTCCGCCGACAGTGGCAAGCCCGGCGATCCAAAAGCTCACGCGGTCAACGCCGTGAATCGCTCTTTCACGGCACCTGAAATAAACCCGCCTTCGGTCGACGATGAAAAGTTTTCGGCAACCGAAGTGGGCGCAAAGATCCCGAATTACACTCCGGGGGCTCAGTGGGGAACGCAAGCCGAACCGTTCTCGAAGATGCAAGATCCTCTTCCAGCGGAGCAGTCCCTCAAAGCGTACGCGACTCCGAAGGGAACGCATCTTGCGATCTGGGCCAAGGAATCGAGCGATAACTGGCCCGGCAATTCCGAGCAAGGCGATAAGTACGCGGGTTTAAGTGGTAAGCCAATCGCGATGAACTGGGACGAGAACGGTCGTCTTTGGGTGTGCGAAACCGTGGATTACCCCAACGAACTGCAAGAAAAACCAGCCGTGGGACGCGACCGCATCAAGATCTGCGAAGACACTGACAACGACGGCCGAGCTGACAAGTTCACTGTTTTTGCAGAAAACCTAAGCATCCCCTCGACGCTTGTTTGTTACCGGGGTGGTGTGATCGTTCAGGACGGCGAAGAGACCGTTTACTTGAAAGACATCGACGGCGACGACAAAGCCGATTTCCGCCAGTCACTGATCACCGGTTGGGCGCTGGGCGACACGCACGGTGGTGTCAGTAATTTCCAGTACGGCCCCGACAATTGGATTTGGGGAATGCAGGGTTACAACAATTCGCAGCCCGTGATCAACGGCGAGTCGCAAATGCGTTTCCGTCAAGGCTTTTGGCGATTCAAAGTCAAATCGGGTACGTCGGACAAAACAGCTCCGGCCTTTGCGATCGATGCGCAGAGCAGCAAAGTTGTTGCCGTAGAATCGAGTCAGTTTGATGAGCACACGATTCGCGTCGAGGCCTTGGAGTTCATGCGAGGAACCAACAACAACACTTGGGGACTTGGCTTCAGCGAAGAGGGCTACGTCTTTGGTTCAACGGCCAACGGATGTCCGAGCGTTCATATGCCGATTCCCAATCGGTACTACGATCAAGTCGCTGGATGGTCGCCAGAGACATTGCAAAATATCGCTCCGTCACATCGATTTGATCCGATCGACGATCGAATTCGACAGGTCGACTGGCATGGCGGATTCACGGCCGGATGTGGCTCGGCAATCTATACCGCTCGCAACTATCCACAGACTTGGTGGAATCGTATTCAAATGGTCTGCGGTCCGACGGGACATCTCGTTGGATCTTTCGTGTTGGAGAAAGACGGCGCCAGCTACCGAAGTCGAAACGCGTTCAACATGGTCGCCAGCATCGATGATTGGTCCGCTCCGATCATGTCGGAAGTTGGCCCCGACGGCAACGTTTGGGTCTTGGACTGGTACAACTACATCATCCAGCACAATCCAACGCCCAACGGTTTTCAAACAGGCAAAGGGGCTGCATACGAAAGTGATTTGCGGGACAAACGTTTTGCACGCGTCTATCGGCTGGTGACGGACGACGCGGGGGGGGCCTCTGCAACACGAACGTTGCAACTTGCAAATTCCGACAACGCCGGACTCGTTGCTGCATTGAGCAGTGACAATTTCTTCTGGCGCCGAACGGCACAGCGATTGTTGGTCGAAAAGGCGGCGACCGATGATGCGACGCTTAGCGCTCTCGTAAATTTGGTTAACCGTGCTAACGTTGACGAGATCGGCTTGAACCCATCGGCGATGCATGCGATTTGGACGCTTGCCGGTTTGACAGAAGCCGGTAGTGAATCAGCGGCAGTTGCTTTGGCAAAGGCATGCGAAGCCGGTTTCCACCATGTGTCCAGCCCCGTTCGTAACGCCGTGATCGCAAGTTGCAGTCATGAGCAAGTCGCAAAGGCGATCGACGAAGGACTGCAAAACGACGTCGATCCCAAGGTGCGATTGACGGTGTTGTTACGAGTCGCCGAGGGAACCGCGAATGCTGCGATTAGTGGAGACGACCTTGCTGGACTGGTGCCTTCGATAGTAGACGACGGTGTCTTGTTGGACGCTTGGACTGCCGCAGCATCGACCGATCCCACTGCGACGATCGTGGCGTTGAGCAAGATGGATCAATCCGCAGTGGATTCGCTAACACAACGGATCTCGGTCCTGGCGGAACACTTGGCAAGAAATCAACCGGCAGCTGAGCAAATTAGCCGATTGCTTGAAATCTCGCCCAATTCGTCGGTTGCCGTCACCGTGTGGGAAGGCTTGGCGAAAGGTTGGCCACGAGATCTAGTTTTGAATCTCCCCGAAGAGTCACAGCGAATCGTTCGAGAACAGTTCTTGGCCAATGACGCTTCGGTCGAGAGCAAGGCGGCGATTCTGGCGGTCGCTGATAAATGGTCGATCACAAATTTAAGTGAGATCGTCGGCGAGATTCAGGAGCAGCTGTTGGCGACCGCGATGGACGCGGATGCCGATTCGACAAACCGTTTGAGTGCCTGGGATCAAGCGATTCGACTTGCCCCGACGAGCCCCAAGATTCTTGACGCGGTTGAAGCGTTCTTCACTCCGCAACTGGCGCCAGAAATCGGGATCGCGGCTTTGAGCTCGCTGCAAGCCTCGCGGGTGGAAGGGCTTTCCGAAATGCTGTTGGACTTGAAGAAATCGCTCGGCCCGAAATTGGGAAGTCAGATTTTGACCTTGCTGCTTTCCCGAGCCGATGGCACCGAGGATTTGCTAGACGCCATCGCTGATGGTCAGGTACGGTTCAATGATCTGCAGTTGGATCAACGCCAAGCATTGCTAAACCATCCCACGTCCTCAATTGCCGGCCGCGCGAAAGAGTTGATGGAAACGCGAGGTGCGATGGTGACATCCAATCGCCAAGCGTTGGTTGACCAATGGATGCCAGTCACTGAAGTGAAAGGCGACGTGCAAAACGGATTGGCAATGTTTAAAAAACACTGCTCGGCTTGTCATCTCCATGGCGAAGTCGGAAAGGAGATCGGCCCCAACCTGACAGGCATGGCGGTTCATCCCAAAGAGGAGATCTTGATGAACGTTCTCGATCCTTCGCGTAGTGTCGAGAACAATTTCCGCACCTATCAAATCCTGACTGTCGACGGGAACGTGCTTTCGGGAATGTTAGCGGGTGAATCAGCAAACTCGCTCCGCATCATCGACACGCAGGGCAAAGAAAAGCTGGTGCTTCGCGAAGACATCGAGCAACTGACTTCGTCTGCCAAGTCACTGATGCCCGAGGGTTTTGAAAGTTCAATCAGTAAGACTGAAATGGCTGATCTGCTGTCGTTTCTTGCCAAGCGTGGCAAGTACGCGCCGCTTAATATCTCCGGTGTTGCGACCATCAACAGTGACAAGGGGCTTCCCGGATTCCGTGGCCGGCCCGGAGACAAGTTCTTACTTGATTCTTACGGGCGTGTGGAGGTCGAAGGCGTTCCATTTGAGCTGGTCGATCCTCAGGGAGATCGGATCGCCAACATCATCGGATTGCAAAATCAATCGTCGCGTTTCCCCGGCACGTTGCCTGAATCAGTCGGCATCGGCTGTGCTGGAAATGTGGAAACGATTCACATACTGGGAGGCGTCGCCTGGGCTGCCTACCCACGGTTCAAGGATGAATCGACCAGCATGATTGTTCGTCGTCACTATGCCGACGGTTCGGCAAGCGACTTTGAGTTGGTCAACGGCAAACACATCGTGACTTATCAGGCAGGTGACGATGTGCCGGAATCTAAATTGGCGATTGAGGCCAACGGCAAGCAGATTCGATACTTAAAGATTCCTGCCGACGCTGAGAAGGCGTTAACGAAAGTCGAATTCGTGAAAGGCAGTGACTTTTCGCTTCCGCTCGTCTTCGCCGTCACAGTCGAGTTTGCAGGCGAGAGCCCAACTGCAACCGCGAGTAGTCAATGTGACAAACAGACGAGAGAGATGACTAAGCAGAATTGTGAGTGATCAGTACGGAAAGTTCCAACCACAGGGTGATCAAATAAAGCGATTGCCAAACGACAACGCCATCTGATTTAAACGGCTCCTCAATGAGCTCACTTCTCCACCTTTTCAAAGTTGATGACTGTCCCATGAGAAAAATCCTGACTCTGATCTTGGTCGGCATGCTTCAGATTGCCAGCGTCGTTGTGCAAGCGCAGGAGCCAAATTCGGAACAACCCCGCCAAGGAAGACGTGGTGGCGGTTTCGGCGGCTCGATTGAACTTGGTCCCGACGACAAGCAAACTTACCCCGATCCCGTCGATAGCATCGTCGATAAGCGTGAAAACATACCGCACGGCAGGTTGGAGATGATCGACTACGAGTCGAAGACGGTCGGCACGACTCGCAAGATGAATGTCTACACGCCACCGGGATACTCGTCCGAGAAAAAGTATCCCGTTCTGTATTTGCTGCACGGCATCGGTGGCGACGAAACTGAATGGCAGCGTTTTGCGACGCCTGACGTGTTATTCGACAATCTGATCGCGGATGGAAAAGCCGTCCCAATGATCGTAGTCATGCCTAACGGACGCGCGCAAAAGAACGATCGCGCCGAAGGCAACGTGATGGCGAGTGCTCCAGCCTTCGCCGTTTTTGAGCAAGATTTGCTCGACGACGTCATTCCTGCCGTCGAGTCTCGCTATAGCGTTCAAGCCGATCGGGAAAATCGAGCTTTGGCCGGCTTATCGATGGGTGGTGGGCAGTCACTGAATATCGGTTTGACCAACCTGGATACTTTTGCTTGGATGGGTGGGTTTTCGTCCGCGCCCAACGCGAAAGCTCCCGAGGAATTGGTACGCGATCCGGAAAAGACCAAAACGCAACTCAAACTGTTATGGCTGTCCTGTGGCAACAAGGACGGACTGATCGGAATCAGTCAACGTCTGCAGCGATACCTCAAAGAGAATGACGTGCCGCACATTTGGAACGTTGACTCATGCGGGCACGACCCGACGCACTGGCGCAACAGCCTGTACCACTTCGCTCAACTACTTTTCCAGAAAACAACCGCTAACAAAGGGACAGCGGCCGATGCAGAGGGCACGACGAACGAGACGCCCGCCGCTGCGGAAAACAAGCAATCCAGCACAACACCCGAAGGCATCCAAGACGACTTCAAACCTGCCTCGACAAACCAGTCGGGCAAGGAATACCCGCAAGTCAACTCGCAAGGTCGCATCAAATTTCGCGTCGTCGCCCCGGAAGCAAAAAGCGTTGCCACAACCTTTCGCGAAAGCACGGAGTTCGTCAGAGGCGACGATGGCGCGTGGATCGGATATTCCCGACCACTTGATGAAGGATTCCACTACTACGAGTTGATCATCGATGGCGCGAACGTGCCCGATCCGAATAGCAAGTACTACTTCGGCGCGATGCGTTGGGGAAGCGGCATAGAAATCCCCGCTCATGATCGTGAGTTTTACGCACTTAAGAATTTGCCGCACGGCCAGGTTCGCGAAATCTTCTTCCATTCGGAAAGTACTGACACCGAGCGACGCGCATTCGTTTACACTCCTCCGGGCTACGACGGCGATCAAGAAACACGCTACCCGGTGTTGTATCTGCAACACGGTTGGGGAGAAAACGAGTACGGCTGGAGTGTGCAAGGGCACGCCGGATTGATCATGGACAATTTGATCGCCGAAGGAAATACGAAACCGTTCGTTATCGTGATGACCTACGGCATGACGAATGAAGTTCGCATGGGCGGAATGCGAAACTTTGACATCACAGACTTCGAAACGGTTCTGGTCGATGAGTTGGTTCCATACGTTGATAAGCATTTTCGCACGCTGACGGATCATCCTAATCGCGCAATGGCTGGTCTTTCGATGGGTAGCATGGAAACCAGGTCGATCACCCTCCGCAATTTGAACAAGTTTTCGCACATCGGGCTTTTCAGCGGCGCGACGATTTCTAAGGACGACGTTGAAAACACGGAAGGATTCAAGGACAAGGTCAAACTCGTTTTTGTTAGCTACGGCAGCAAGGAAGTGGGTGGTGGTCGGGCTCGTTGGGGCGGCGATCCAGGAGACACCGTCAAGAAGTTGAAAGAGCTTGGCATCAACGCCCACTACTACCTGTCGCCAGAAACCGCTCATGAGTGGCAATCATGGCGTCGCAGTCTGAAAGAGTTTGCGCCCATGCTGTTCCAACCTGAAGACAAACTTTCGGGGTCCTGGAATGTCGACTTCGATACTCAGATCGGCGTTCAGAAGTATGTCATGGCTTTCGACAAGCAAGGCGGTCATCTCGTGGCGAAAGCCAAAGCGGAATTAGCTGGCCGATCTCGTGACGTCGAATTTGTTGATGTTGAATTGCAGGACGATGTGATTTCATTCATTGAAAACCTCAACTTTGGCGGCAACGCAATTCGCATTGAGTACACCGGTGAAATTGCTGGTGATTTGATCGAATTTCAACGCAAGGTAGGCGATTTTGCAAGCGAAGAGGCCATCGCGAAACGCTCCCCTGCTGTCGATGATTTGATGTCCGAACGGATCCATCCCGCCGCAGACCGCTAGCTGTTCGAGCAGACCGACGCCTTGGTTCACTGGGCTGAGCAAGGCAATATGACCGCACACTGTCACACACTCGTTTGGCATCAGCAAACTCCGGATAGGTTTTTCCAAGGCGGTGACAAGGAGGTCATCAAACAGCGGATGAAGAACCACATTGAAACGCTTGTCGGTCGATACAAAGGGAAGCTTCAGAGCTGGGGCGTCGTCATCGAAGCGATCAATGATGGTGGCGATGCTCGGTCCGCGAAGACGGAGAATTTGCTTGACTCAAAGTGGATGCAAACGCTCGGCCCAAAATTTCTGACGCTCGCTTTTTATTTCTCGCACGCGACGGATCCGAAGCTGTTCTCTATTACAACGACTACAACATTGAGTCGGGGCCAAAGCACGAAAGCTGGATGGCACTGCTAAAGCGACTGCTTGCTGACGGGGGACCTGTCCATGCGGTTGGCATCCAGGGTCACTGGCGCAGCGGCGGCGTCCCGTTTGGAAATATCGAAAAAGCCATCGCCGACTACGCTTCGCTGGGATTGAAGGTCAGCATCACCGAGCTGGATGTCACCATTCGCGGTGCATCCGGCGGGCAATTCGCAGGTGGTTTCGGCGGTCGTTGTTGGCGCGGGAGCACGCCACCTTCGGTTGAAGACCTCAACGCACAAGCCGAAGATTACGCGAAGCTCTTTGCGATCTTTAAGAAACACGAGAACGTGATCGAGCGAGTAACGTTTTGGGGCCTGAACGATCGTCGCACGTGGCGTTGTGGTCAGCATCCTTTGTTGTTCGATGCGAGCAACAATCTCAAGCCAGCCTACGCCGCGATCGTCACCGGGGCATCGACGCTGTTCACGCAAGTCGCTTTCGTTTGGCTCATGTCTTTCGCGATGATGGGCGTGTTTCGTTGACACCTGTCTTCGGAAAGCCGCGTGATGCGGTATTTGTCGGATTCTTCCTGTTGGCTGTGCCTCGCCCATTTGCCGCTGGTGATTTTGGTTCAGCACTGGGTGAGTGGCTATCAAGTTTCACCGTTTGTGAAGTTCCCGATCGTTTGTTTAATTACCAGCAGGATTTTTGGGTCAGCTATCAATGGCTGGTTCGCTACACGCCGATCGGCAAGTTGCTCAACGGCAAGCGAGCGAGACACGTAGCGCAGACGGAGTGGATTGAGGCAAGGTTAGTCGACGCCATTCCGTTGATAGGGGATCTCGAAACGAGGAACTCGTTGTATGATTTATGAAGCATCGATGATCCGATTTGTGTTGGTGATGTGCCTGTTCTGGATGGTCACCGATCGCTCGCTTGCTGAGGATCCGCGGATCGAGTCCACGATGTTTCAAGGGCAGTCGTGGACGGGGGTGAACCTGCACGGCATCAAGAGGACAACGCATCGAGGACATCCGTCTTTACAGATCGTCAGTGGCCAACCGGATTCAATTGCAACCATCAACGGAGTTCATTTCCAGTCTGGGACCATTGAAATGGACATTTCGGCAATGAGCCATTCGCAGCCTACGTTGGCTCTGTTCGTCGATGAGTCGCGAATGCATTTTGACCGCGTCGTCTTCAGTCCGTGGCCTGTGTTCGCCGACGAACCGCTGCGACGTTTGCGACAGGGCATCGTAACGACGGTTGAACATCAATCAGTC
Protein-coding regions in this window:
- a CDS encoding PVC-type heme-binding CxxCH protein, with protein sequence MTALLKRIATVCLLFATLLLSDFASAQESQVSVLMLGDTGFHKPSEFYRNLVDPLREQGIELQYTEKLSDLNEDNLAKYDGLMVFANIEQITPEAESSLLSYVQNGGGLIPVHCASFCFLNSDRYIELVGGQFQSHGFTRFETQIVASGHEIMRGLKPVRSMDESYRHSKLNPDKTVLETRSDASGPVSNPDGEPYTWVRTSGKGRVFYTAWGHDHRTWSNDDFQKLLARGVRWACGQTLTASSADSGKPGDPKAHAVNAVNRSFTAPEINPPSVDDEKFSATEVGAKIPNYTPGAQWGTQAEPFSKMQDPLPAEQSLKAYATPKGTHLAIWAKESSDNWPGNSEQGDKYAGLSGKPIAMNWDENGRLWVCETVDYPNELQEKPAVGRDRIKICEDTDNDGRADKFTVFAENLSIPSTLVCYRGGVIVQDGEETVYLKDIDGDDKADFRQSLITGWALGDTHGGVSNFQYGPDNWIWGMQGYNNSQPVINGESQMRFRQGFWRFKVKSGTSDKTAPAFAIDAQSSKVVAVESSQFDEHTIRVEALEFMRGTNNNTWGLGFSEEGYVFGSTANGCPSVHMPIPNRYYDQVAGWSPETLQNIAPSHRFDPIDDRIRQVDWHGGFTAGCGSAIYTARNYPQTWWNRIQMVCGPTGHLVGSFVLEKDGASYRSRNAFNMVASIDDWSAPIMSEVGPDGNVWVLDWYNYIIQHNPTPNGFQTGKGAAYESDLRDKRFARVYRLVTDDAGGASATRTLQLANSDNAGLVAALSSDNFFWRRTAQRLLVEKAATDDATLSALVNLVNRANVDEIGLNPSAMHAIWTLAGLTEAGSESAAVALAKACEAGFHHVSSPVRNAVIASCSHEQVAKAIDEGLQNDVDPKVRLTVLLRVAEGTANAAISGDDLAGLVPSIVDDGVLLDAWTAAASTDPTATIVALSKMDQSAVDSLTQRISVLAEHLARNQPAAEQISRLLEISPNSSVAVTVWEGLAKGWPRDLVLNLPEESQRIVREQFLANDASVESKAAILAVADKWSITNLSEIVGEIQEQLLATAMDADADSTNRLSAWDQAIRLAPTSPKILDAVEAFFTPQLAPEIGIAALSSLQASRVEGLSEMLLDLKKSLGPKLGSQILTLLLSRADGTEDLLDAIADGQVRFNDLQLDQRQALLNHPTSSIAGRAKELMETRGAMVTSNRQALVDQWMPVTEVKGDVQNGLAMFKKHCSACHLHGEVGKEIGPNLTGMAVHPKEEILMNVLDPSRSVENNFRTYQILTVDGNVLSGMLAGESANSLRIIDTQGKEKLVLREDIEQLTSSAKSLMPEGFESSISKTEMADLLSFLAKRGKYAPLNISGVATINSDKGLPGFRGRPGDKFLLDSYGRVEVEGVPFELVDPQGDRIANIIGLQNQSSRFPGTLPESVGIGCAGNVETIHILGGVAWAAYPRFKDESTSMIVRRHYADGSASDFELVNGKHIVTYQAGDDVPESKLAIEANGKQIRYLKIPADAEKALTKVEFVKGSDFSLPLVFAVTVEFAGESPTATASSQCDKQTREMTKQNCE
- a CDS encoding alpha/beta hydrolase-fold protein, producing the protein MRKILTLILVGMLQIASVVVQAQEPNSEQPRQGRRGGGFGGSIELGPDDKQTYPDPVDSIVDKRENIPHGRLEMIDYESKTVGTTRKMNVYTPPGYSSEKKYPVLYLLHGIGGDETEWQRFATPDVLFDNLIADGKAVPMIVVMPNGRAQKNDRAEGNVMASAPAFAVFEQDLLDDVIPAVESRYSVQADRENRALAGLSMGGGQSLNIGLTNLDTFAWMGGFSSAPNAKAPEELVRDPEKTKTQLKLLWLSCGNKDGLIGISQRLQRYLKENDVPHIWNVDSCGHDPTHWRNSLYHFAQLLFQKTTANKGTAADAEGTTNETPAAAENKQSSTTPEGIQDDFKPASTNQSGKEYPQVNSQGRIKFRVVAPEAKSVATTFRESTEFVRGDDGAWIGYSRPLDEGFHYYELIIDGANVPDPNSKYYFGAMRWGSGIEIPAHDREFYALKNLPHGQVREIFFHSESTDTERRAFVYTPPGYDGDQETRYPVLYLQHGWGENEYGWSVQGHAGLIMDNLIAEGNTKPFVIVMTYGMTNEVRMGGMRNFDITDFETVLVDELVPYVDKHFRTLTDHPNRAMAGLSMGSMETRSITLRNLNKFSHIGLFSGATISKDDVENTEGFKDKVKLVFVSYGSKEVGGGRARWGGDPGDTVKKLKELGINAHYYLSPETAHEWQSWRRSLKEFAPMLFQPEDKLSGSWNVDFDTQIGVQKYVMAFDKQGGHLVAKAKAELAGRSRDVEFVDVELQDDVISFIENLNFGGNAIRIEYTGEIAGDLIEFQRKVGDFASEEAIAKRSPAVDDLMSERIHPAADR